In Deltaproteobacteria bacterium, the genomic window TAAACTGTATTCTTTGCTTTGCATAACTTACAGCTTGATCGAGACATGCCTGTGCTATGCCTATACTCGATAATGGAGTGAAAGCCCTCTCAATATCGAGTGATGCGAACATGTTGATAAATCCTTTACCCTCTTCTCCGAGTAAATGTTCTTTTGAGACCTTAACATCCTCAAGCGTGATCTCCCCTGTAGGAGAGCATCTTCCCCCTAGCTTTTTAAACGGCTTGCCGGTTGAAAGGCCTTTCATGCCTCTTTCAAGTATGAACGCACTACCGCCTTCTGATTTTGTCGTATCAGGTCTTCTTGCAATAACAATAAAGAAATCCGCAATAGGTGCATTTGTGATAAATGTTTTTCCTCCATTTAAAATATAAAAATCGCCATCCTTCTGCCATGTCGTCCTTATCGATAAGGCATCGGAACCCGAATCGGGCTCTGTCAAAGCCCAACAGCCTGTTCTTTCACCTTTTATAATACCAGGCAGGTATCTCTGTTTTTGCTCTTTATTCCCGTATCTTGCAACATTGTTGGCAAACAGCAGGTCGGATGCATTTAAGGAAAGGTTATAACCGAAACAAACCCTGCAATTCTCTTCGTATATGACTGCCTTGGCGTAAAAGTCGCCCATACCGCCGTAAGCCTCCGGCAGATGCGCTCCAACATATCCGAGTTCTGCAGCCTTCTTAAAAAAGGCAAACGGGAACTCCTCCTTTTCATCATACTCCTGCGCAATGGGTGCAAGTTCTTTCGAATTAAATCTTCTTACAGTCTCTCTCAATTTTAAATATTCCTCGTTATCCGCAAATAACATAAATATTCTCCCTGACGCGATCTGTTTTAACTCATTACAATTTGCACCAATATTTACAGGAACGGTGTGCGAAATTGTCTACGAACAGCACCATGCCATACCGAAACAGAAACAACGTAGTAATTCTCTAATACAAAAAAGAATTTTGTCAAGATGCCGTAAAAACATGGACATGATCATCATAAGCTGCATACATGGAATCTCACGCCGCTTTCTTTATCCTGTGATTAAGCTCTAAAACGTCGGCGGTTCTAAACGGCTGCCTTTATAATTGTAGCATTTGTATATATAAAATCTCCACCTGACCGCGTCTGTATACTTATCACGGATCATCACAATGCCGGCGGGCATAACTTTATCAAACAGCATTGATACCTGCTTTTCTATAGGTGAATAACCTACGTAAACAGCATCCTTACCGTCAACCTGTATGAGATGGTTCCAGAAATCATACTGGCTGAATCGGCGCAGCACGGGTACCTCATAAACCTGTGGATGCCCTTTGACATAGAAGGCAAGCTCAGCATTAAGGCCGTACTCATGCGTTGTAACGAAGGTGCCCGGGGGCATGGATTCCAGTATTCCCGATACATCCTTTCCGAGTTTTTTCCATCCATAAAGCCTGTTTGTTGGATCCCTGTGCGGAGGGATATTAATGCCGATCTCATGCATCAATGAGGGATAGTATGCAATAGCGGAAACAAATATGCCCAGCACTATTGTAAACCAGAGCGATGCATTGATAAGCCTCTTTATAAGCCTTGATCCGTTTTTATATTTTTCATAAAAAATATAAACGCCGGCGATTGAGCCGGTTATATAGCCCGATATTGGCCAATTAGGTTCTGTTCTTCCGCCTATGCTCAATAGTGCTATGAATACGATTACCGGTGCTGAAAGGCAGAATAAAAACAAATACTTATCATCCTTAAATTTTATTCCACGATACCCGCTGACCGTTATTCCATAAATCGCTGCTAAGAAGAGTAATGGGCTGTTGATTCCAGCCTGCCCACCAATGTATTCAAGAAACGTAATTGAAAACCGGTGTTTTCCCGACATCATGCCTATTGCATGCCTGAACATAACAAGGTTATGAGTGAGATTCCAGATGATTATAGGACTTGCAACTAATAATTCTATAATTAATGCAATGTACGGCTCTTTTCTTTTAAGCCATTTTCTGTTATTATCAGAAATCAAAATAAACAGCCCGATCTCAGCCGTAAAAAATATAAACATGTGATGCGATAGCAATCCTAAACCAAGGCTTAGCCCTATCAAATACCACCAGAATGGTTTTTGATTTTTTATTAGTTTCCATAAAAACAATGCCGTTAATGCCATAAAAAAGACCTGTGGTGAATAGTATGTCATTATGATACCGCCTGTCATGCCGATTGGTGTTAGATGGAACAGAAGAACTGTTATGAACCCAAGCATGCTTGAGCCGGTAACATCGGTTGTAAGTATGAAAATAACTACGGCAGTTAGTGCGGCAAAAACGGGCGCACCGAGCCTTACGGAAAACGCAGATAAGGGTAATATGTGCGTAAAAAATCCTATAATCCATGCAATCATGGGTCCCATATCATAATAGCTTAAAGCGGCATGCCTTGACCAATCCCAGAAATAAGCCTCATCCTGCGAAAGGGTATAATGAGTTGTTAAAAGGTAGACGATTCTAAAAACAAGAAATACTAAAATCGTAAGATATGCAAAAAATGTGTATGTCCTATTCTTCATGATAGCTCCTTAAAATTTGTTAATTTTATTCCGATTCTCTTTATCAATCCCTTCACATTATCTGATGTAAGTGCTTTTAACTCATCCTCCCATGCATACCCCCAGTCATAATCTGAGGATGCATCATAACCTGGGTGAACCATGAACTCTGTAATGCCATCGTTGTATATTTTTTTTAGCAGGCTTGATAGATTGTTTTCATTCATATGCCCGCCATACTCAAAACCCTTGAAAGCATCCGCATAAGCAAGATCGTGTTTTTTTAATCTTTTTTTTAGACTATTACCAAGCATATTCATTACAAGCCCTTTAACACCAAATATGTTTGACCGTGGCGCTCTTACCCACCTTATTTTAAATCTTTGTGCAAGCCCCGTTACAATATCCCTTACACCCGGTAAAAGATGGAGGTGCTGATGACTGTCGATATGGCTGACGGGTATTCCGTTATCCTTTAACATGATGATCTGCTCCGATAATTCCTTTTCAAGTGCATTGCGATCGAACTGCCCGAGTATAAGCCTCGGTATTGTCACTCTATAACTCTTTAGAAAAAGACCGCTGCTATCGACAAGGCCTTTAATACTGCCTGAAATGGGTTTTTCGCTGCCTGTAAATGTAAGATGAATGCCTGCATCAATGCCGGTGTCCTTTAAAAGAGCTATACCCTCTTTAAAATATTTCCCGTTAACGACAACGGATGCTGCCGTCACAATACCTTCCAAGTATGCTTTGATGACGCCTTTTGAAATCTCCCTGCATAATCCAAAGTCATCGGCATTTACTATAAGAAATTTGGTCATTGCCTTTTGACAGCCTGGTGGATTGATTTGATCTCTTTGTACATTGATATCATTTCTTTAATGATTTTCATAATCACATTTGAACTCGACAGTGTAGAGACCCCCCTGCTGCGAGGGAAATAATTCGTTCCGAATTGTATGATCTTGAAACCGTATCTCTGTGCTTTAATCAGCAACTCCGCATCTATAAAACTACCTTCCGATTGCAGGTTTACGTATTTTAAAACCTCTCTTTTTACGAGCTTAAATGAGAAGTTGACATCCTTTATCCTGAAATGAAATAACAGCTTTATAATTGTATTGTATATATAAGAATAGATTAATCTTCTAAACCCTTCACCCGTTCTATCGAATCGAAAGGCGGATACTATGTCAGCCTCGTAATATCTCATAAGCCTGAAAGCTTTCTTTATTTCCATCATATCGAATGGAAGATCGGTGTCGGAATACAGGATCACATCCATCTGCGCGTTGTAAAATCCTGTTTTCAGAGAACCGCCGAGCCCTCTGTTGGTTTGATGGTGTATCACTCTAATTCTTTTATCTTCTTTTGCGAGCTCATCTGCAATCCTTCCTGTTGAATCATTTGATGCATCGTCTATGAGAAGGATCTCATAATCATTTATTTCCCCAATTCTAAGCATTAACCCGCATATCTCCTTTGCTGCCTCCACAGCCCTCTTTATATATAACTCTTCATTGAACATGGGATAAAAAATTGTGATGCTGTCCATATACCTCCTTGATATCAAAGCGTTACTATACACATACAACGAATTTTATCAAATAATCAATTAATTAATGAAACTTGACATCACCCTGCTTAATAGCATAAAGTCCTTTAAAAGGAGCTTGATATGGCAAAAAAGGTAAAAAAAACGGAGCCCGAGGGTTTTATCAGGGAAAGGTTAAATATATTAAATAATATCTTTTCAACGTTTACAGAAAATATCCAGAAGGATATGAATGACTTCTTAAAACATGCTGATATGTATAAACAGAAAGGGCGTTCAAATATTAGCGGTATTATGGATAATGTAAATATAAAATCGATTACGTCTGCTGTAGAAAAAAGTTTTCAGGACAGTGTTAATAAGGCATTACTGATTATGCATGTTCCAACAATAGATGATTTGAAAAGGCTCGAAAAAAAACTTAATATCATTGAAAAAAAATTATCAAAACTTGATAAATCTTAACAGTGGATTAGTATGGCTATTAAAAAAAATATTGCCAATAAAAAATCCGATGACCGAATAAAAATCGCAATCACAGGTGTAAATAGTTTCGTAGGGTCCAATTTGGTAAGGAGACTCTCAAATGATCCAAGATACCATATTGTAGCTATAGATATAAAGAAGCCTGATTTTCTTGAAAAAGGCGCCAAGTTCTATAAAATCGATCTGACAGAACCGGTAGTAGATGGGGTTATTGCAGAGATTTTTAAGAAAGAAAAGATCGAACAGGTTGTTCATCTTGCATTCCTTTCAAGCCCTATAAGAAACACAACATTCTCCCATGAACTTGAGGTA contains:
- a CDS encoding ChbG/HpnK family deacetylase; this encodes MTKFLIVNADDFGLCREISKGVIKAYLEGIVTAASVVVNGKYFKEGIALLKDTGIDAGIHLTFTGSEKPISGSIKGLVDSSGLFLKSYRVTIPRLILGQFDRNALEKELSEQIIMLKDNGIPVSHIDSHQHLHLLPGVRDIVTGLAQRFKIRWVRAPRSNIFGVKGLVMNMLGNSLKKRLKKHDLAYADAFKGFEYGGHMNENNLSSLLKKIYNDGITEFMVHPGYDASSDYDWGYAWEDELKALTSDNVKGLIKRIGIKLTNFKELS
- a CDS encoding phasin family protein encodes the protein MAKKVKKTEPEGFIRERLNILNNIFSTFTENIQKDMNDFLKHADMYKQKGRSNISGIMDNVNIKSITSAVEKSFQDSVNKALLIMHVPTIDDLKRLEKKLNIIEKKLSKLDKS
- a CDS encoding glycosyltransferase family 39 protein, with protein sequence MKNRTYTFFAYLTILVFLVFRIVYLLTTHYTLSQDEAYFWDWSRHAALSYYDMGPMIAWIIGFFTHILPLSAFSVRLGAPVFAALTAVVIFILTTDVTGSSMLGFITVLLFHLTPIGMTGGIIMTYYSPQVFFMALTALFLWKLIKNQKPFWWYLIGLSLGLGLLSHHMFIFFTAEIGLFILISDNNRKWLKRKEPYIALIIELLVASPIIIWNLTHNLVMFRHAIGMMSGKHRFSITFLEYIGGQAGINSPLLFLAAIYGITVSGYRGIKFKDDKYLFLFCLSAPVIVFIALLSIGGRTEPNWPISGYITGSIAGVYIFYEKYKNGSRLIKRLINASLWFTIVLGIFVSAIAYYPSLMHEIGINIPPHRDPTNRLYGWKKLGKDVSGILESMPPGTFVTTHEYGLNAELAFYVKGHPQVYEVPVLRRFSQYDFWNHLIQVDGKDAVYVGYSPIEKQVSMLFDKVMPAGIVMIRDKYTDAVRWRFYIYKCYNYKGSRLEPPTF
- a CDS encoding glycosyltransferase family 2 protein; this translates as MDSITIFYPMFNEELYIKRAVEAAKEICGLMLRIGEINDYEILLIDDASNDSTGRIADELAKEDKRIRVIHHQTNRGLGGSLKTGFYNAQMDVILYSDTDLPFDMMEIKKAFRLMRYYEADIVSAFRFDRTGEGFRRLIYSYIYNTIIKLLFHFRIKDVNFSFKLVKREVLKYVNLQSEGSFIDAELLIKAQRYGFKIIQFGTNYFPRSRGVSTLSSSNVIMKIIKEMISMYKEIKSIHQAVKRQ
- a CDS encoding acyl-CoA dehydrogenase family protein; translation: MLFADNEEYLKLRETVRRFNSKELAPIAQEYDEKEEFPFAFFKKAAELGYVGAHLPEAYGGMGDFYAKAVIYEENCRVCFGYNLSLNASDLLFANNVARYGNKEQKQRYLPGIIKGERTGCWALTEPDSGSDALSIRTTWQKDGDFYILNGGKTFITNAPIADFFIVIARRPDTTKSEGGSAFILERGMKGLSTGKPFKKLGGRCSPTGEITLEDVKVSKEHLLGEEGKGFINMFASLDIERAFTPLSSIGIAQACLDQAVSYAKQRIQFKKRISEFQLIKEKIAVMAAELEVARRYVYHLIELMVQGKRVTKEASIAKLFASDMVMKAAREAVQIMGGYGYMREYKVERYFRDAKLLEIGAGTSEIQKLVIAREVLQDSGR